In Salmo salar chromosome ssa24, Ssal_v3.1, whole genome shotgun sequence, the following proteins share a genomic window:
- the LOC106585092 gene encoding microprocessor complex subunit DGCR8, translating into MEIDEILPPLPLEPPDDLNSEGLNGKAQPPPPPLQTSSDAEEMDVSSGGDGQTHTPAVDLGLLAKDSITFSNNLSDEAEPSALCPRTARHAPPVTKFLPELKLLQDIKISVSVVDSSRSKDRKVLYTGIGQEGGGVGETSSEGLNGELHDADTELGAVEGSSGLGNGMVCGSAGRRGEEADLENKVEFAVLDELEDFSQDFLDTENVEQGGFRSEEVVQPENADEENLNYSYEEDFDNDVDALLEEGMPMPKKMRLAEGAAEYAADSDHASDGEGGVQPMMTKIKTVLKSRGRPPTEPLPDGWIMTFHNSGIPVYLHRETRVVTWSRPYFLGTGSIRKHDPPTSSIPCLHYRKMKDHEERQQNGEVTPNAEVSPVKPGEEADSLERPDEPDSTAQEDPTTVALGLSLGDGEVELETGLASEGTIERWQGALGQVRAKVEVCKDESIEIEEFRSYLEKCFDFEQVTVKKFRTWAERRQFNRDMKRKQAESERPILPANQKLITLSVSDTPTKKEFVINPNGKSEVCILHEYMQRVLKVRPVYNFFECENPSEPFGASVIIDGVTYGTGTASSKKLAKNKAARATLEILIPDFVKQTSEEKLVEGDELEYFNHISIEDSRVYELTNKAGLLSPYQILHECLKRNHGMGDTSIKFEVIPGKNQKSEYVMTCGKHTVRGWCKNKRVGKQLASQKILQMLHPHVKNWGSLLRMYGRESSKMVKKENSDKSVIELQQYAKKNRPNLHILNKLQEEMKKLAKERAETRKKPKMTIMESAQPGSQPLCTVDV; encoded by the exons TCCTCGCCAAGGACTCAATAACCTTCAGTAATAACCTGTCAGATGAGGCCGAACCCAGCGCACTGTGCCCTAGAACAGCCCGCCATGCGCCCCCTGTCACCAAGTTCCTACCAGAGCTTAAGTTACTACAAGACATTAAGATCAGTGTCAGCGTTGTAGATAGCAGCAGGAGCAAAGATAGGAAGGTGCTGTACACAGGGATCGGTCAGGagggtggtggtgtaggggagaCCAGCTCAGAGGGCCTTAATGGTGAGTTACATGATGCCGATACAGAGCTAGGGGCTGTTGAGGGTAGCTCAGGACTGGGGAATGGGATGGTCTGTGGCAgtgcagggaggagaggggaggaggcagacCTGGAGAACAAAGTGGAATTTGCTGTCTTGGACGAGCTGGAGGACTTCAGTCAGGACTTCCTGGATACGGAGAATGTGGAGCAGGGGGGTTTCAGGTCTGAGGAAGTGGTTCAACCGGAGAATGCTGACGAGGAGAACCTGAATTACTCATATGAG GAGGACTTCGACAATGATGTAGACGCTCTGCTGGAGGAGGGCATGCCCATGCCCAAAAAGATGCGCCTGGCAGAGGGGGCTGCTGAGTATGCAGCGGACAGTGACCACGCGTCGGACGGGGAGGGAGGCGTTCAGCCCATGATGACCAAAATTAAAACAGTCCTGAAGA GTCGTGGGCGTCCACCCACTGAGCCACTACCTGATGGATGGATCATGACATTCCATAACTCTGGCATTCCAGTCTACCTGCACAGAGAGACCAGAGTAGTGACCTGGTCCAGACCTTACTTCCTGGGGACCGGGAGCATCAGG AAACACGACCCTCCCACCAGTAGCATCCCTTGCTTGCACTATAGGAAGATGAAGGATCACGAGGAAAGGCAACAGAACGGAGAGGTGACACCCAACGCTGAGGTGTCTCCGGTGAAGCCTGGGGAAGAGGCAgactctctggagagaccagacgaGCCTGACTCCACAGCCCAGGAGGACCCTACCACTGTGGCCCTTGGTCTGAGCCtgggggatggagaggtagagttgGAGACAGGCCTGGCCTCAGAAGGAACCATAGAAAG ATGGCAGGGGGCTCTGGGACAGGTCAGGGCCAAGGTGGAGGTGTGTAAAGATGAATCCATAG AAATTGAGGAGTTCCGCAGCTACCTGGAGAAGTGCTTTGACTTTGAACAAGTGACCGTGAAGAAGTTCCGTACCTGGGCAGAGCGCAGGCAGTTCAACAGGGACATGAAGAGGAAGCAGGCTGAGTCCGAGAGACCCATTCTGCCTGCCAACCAGAAGCTCATCACTCTGTCTGTATCAGATACCCCCACCAAGAAAG AGTTTGTCATTAATCCAAATGGGAAGTCTGAAGTTTGCATCCTACATGAATATATGCAACGTGTCCTAAAGGTCCGACCTGTTTACAACTTTTTTGAATGTG AGAACCCAAGTGAACCCTTTGGCGCCTCCGTCATTATAGACGGAGTGACATATGGCACAGGAACTGCAAGCAGTAAAAAACTTGCCAAGAATAAAGCTG CTCGAGCCACACTGGAGATCCTCATCCCTGACTTTGTGAAGCAGACATCTGAGGAGAAGCTTGTAGAAGGGGATgaactggag TATTTTAATCATATCAGTATTGAAGATTCTAGGGTGTACGAACTGACCAATAAAGCAGGCTTACTCTCGCCATATCAGATTCTACACGAGTGCCTTAAGAG AAACCATGGAATGGGTGACACCAGCATCAAGTTTGAGGTGATCCCAGGGAAGAACCAGAAGAGTGAATATGTGATGACGTGTGGCAAGCACACTGTGCGTGGATGGT GCAAGAATAAGCGTGTGGGGAAGCAGCTGGCGTCACAGAAGATCCTACAGATGCTGCACCCCCACGTAAAGAACTGGGGGTCACTGCTCCGCATGTACGGCAGAGAGAGCAGTAAGATGGTGAAGAAG GAAAATTCAGACAAGAGTGTGATTGAACTTCAACAGTATGCCAAAAAGAACAGGCCAAATCTTCACATCCTGAACAAACTGCAAGAGGAGATGAAGAAACTGGCTAAGGAGAGG GCGGAAACCAGGAAGAAGCCCAAGATGACCATAATGGAGTCAGCCCAGCCTGGCAGTCAGCCGCTCTGTACTGTTGACGTCTAG